Part of the Aquarana catesbeiana isolate 2022-GZ linkage group LG06, ASM4218655v1, whole genome shotgun sequence genome is shown below.
AATATCTTTGTAAGCTGAAATCTGTTGActgtcaggcccctttcacacgatcggaccgcctgtcagttttgacggcggacctgaacgggcgctccatgttagtctatggagcattggatgtcagcggagacatgtctgctgacatccgaccctgtccgatccactaaaagcagaaggatggccctacatccaggtctgtcgctggtggatcggatcgggtgagatctgatgaaaacagacatgctgtccgttttcatccgatccctccataggcggcagcggtgcctgacaagcccctccccgctcattgagtaaagagggacctgtcatccgccggctcagcggagatcaatggacagatctcccgctgagccggcggaccaaggcaggctccgtagaaacggagtccgcctcatgtgaaaggggcctcaggctACGTTGGCCTGACAGTACAATTATTGTagtgttctactttaaagcaaatacagtaaacaaagttcttgtttaagtaaTTTTGTGTGAGTGCTGTTTTCCTTTGCATTATCAACCAAGTGGAGACTGGAGACCaaaggtaaagacaaaaaggtatattacattgtgtattgtgaaattgtctttaaaGGTTTTGACTGCACACTATATTACATCACAGCTGTGCCAGGGGGACTGAGAGAAATCAAAGTGGTagcaaagcagagtacaggcccaattaaaatacagcagctcctgCAGGGGGTTTTGCTACATACTGTTTTAAGAACACATGTCAAACACATGGCACACTGAGGGGAGAGACCTGAAATTAACAGACACCTGGAGGACACTTGTTTAATCCCTCGGGATTGGTAATATTTGATTTGCTTGTTGGCTAGTAATGTATTGCATTTGGTTCCATGAGTATTTTCTCCTCTATGGTGCAGAGGCTTTATTGTTTGTCTTTGCCTGTGATTTATATGCCACTTAGGGTTGGTTCTGTTATACTTGTGTAATATTTTCTTACCAGCAACTAAACTGCCCATGTATATTCCTTTGTACGATACACAAATTTTCACTTACAGTTTATGTATGTTTCAATGCTGACCTTCTCCTATCGAAGTGGGTGTTGAATGCCTATACTATTATTTGTTAAATCACCCCcaccaatctatctatctatctatctatctatctatctatctatctatctatctatctatctatctatctatctatctatctatctatctatctattagtctgtctctcttttcctctctttctcttttctctctctctctctctctctctctctctctctctctctctctctctctctctctcctctctctctctctctctctctctcgcgctttttctatatacagtgtatatctttTAAGCAGCGCCAATAGTTGAATTACCTTTTCCTAATTTAAGGCAATGTGATCATTTAAGGTGAGTGTATTGTTATGTAAAATGTTTATCTTATTTAATATGATATTAATTTATACCACACTGTTAGGCAAGTGAAACAATGACACACAATGTGAACTTAGTCAgttgcatatatttattttattttgtcaggAAGAACACATTCCCCTGATCATTATCAGGATTTTAGCATGAATCCAAGATTCTCCTGAAGGAGCTTACTTTAGCATTGAGGGATCCCCAGTCGCTAAATCGCCTGTATTCTCCGGGTTTCAGGAAATATTGCCTTCCACGATAGTTGGGCTGCTCATAGAAAATCCAATGACCTTCAAGAACATTGCAGGAATTGATGTCATGGTTTTTAAAGAGCTCAAAGACGGATGGACAATCTTCCAAGACCTCCAGCATTTGGCCTTTTAATTCCTCTTTCTCATAGATCCTCATTTTGTGGGGACCTTtttgctaaatataaaaaaatatataaattattacAATGGAATTTAAATATGTGATACAGAGAAATGATGACCTTCATAGTAAAAATGTAACCCGAGTAACTGCAGACAAATCATGTGCATGTGCTTAAAAGGGGATGTTAGCAAGCTGAATGCTATTTTGCACTAACTAGCTTCCTTTCCTGAAACAGAGTTTAATCCTTTTATGGGAAACTCCTTTTAAAATGGACCTGAACTTAACAATAACTATTTGGTATTTAGAGAACATGTTGActtgtgcttaaccacttaaggaccgagcctctttctgagatttggtgtttacaagttaaaaacagttttttttgctagaaaattacttagaacccccaaacattatatatatttttttctaacaccctagagaataaaatggcggtcgttgcaatactttctgtcacactgtatttgcgcagcagtcttaaaagtgcactttttttggaaaaaatatatattttttaattaaaaaataagacaacagtaaagttagcccaatttttttatattgtgaaagataatgttacgccaagtaaatt
Proteins encoded:
- the LOC141147752 gene encoding gamma-crystallin 2, with product MGKIIFYEDRNFQGRCYECSGDCADLHSYFSRCNSIKVDSGCWMLYERPNFLGHQYFLKKGEYPDYQQWMGFSDSVRSCKVIPQQKGPHKMRIYEKEELKGQMLEVLEDCPSVFELFKNHDINSCNVLEGHWIFYEQPNYRGRQYFLKPGEYRRFSDWGSLNAKVSSFRRILDSC